One segment of Anatilimnocola aggregata DNA contains the following:
- the istA gene encoding IS21 family transposase — protein MLRDMHNWTEIRRLVLTEKKSKRAVCREFSLHWQTLEKILQHPEPPGYRQRLPRERPKLDPFLPIIHEILEQDKTAPRKQRHTTKRIFDRLRAEHGYTGGITVVGEVVREWRTTTAEVFLPLSHQPGEAQFDFGEAEVVLQGMPTKVAYCVMSLPYSDAFFVQVFPRECTETFQAGHQRAFEFFGGVPRRISYDNSRIAVARFVGKRGDTPTREFLRLQSHYLFEHHFCLVRRPMEKGHTENLIGFARRNFLVPVPRTGSLEVLNAELERQCCEDLERQLRGQPANKATLLAEEQAALLPLPKSGFEARRVEPAQANSLSLVRFDGNDYSVPTQYAHQKVTAIGGLEEVRLVVNDKLVAQHPRDWSKEQVHYNPLHYLALLERKPGGLDFAKPLENWGLPDCFDLLRRRLEADGGAHGRREFIKTLRLLETISLAALTAAIERALEIDVLAVDAIRLLVQQGLEEPTRWFRLDNHPHLQSHSIPPPNLLSYRELTCALTTGGVL, from the coding sequence ATGCTGCGAGATATGCATAACTGGACCGAAATCCGTCGTCTTGTCCTGACCGAGAAGAAATCCAAACGAGCGGTTTGCAGGGAATTTTCCCTTCACTGGCAGACCCTCGAAAAGATCCTGCAGCACCCTGAGCCGCCCGGTTATCGACAACGTCTGCCCCGGGAGCGGCCCAAACTCGATCCGTTCCTGCCGATCATCCACGAGATCCTGGAGCAGGACAAAACGGCGCCCCGCAAGCAGCGCCACACCACTAAACGGATCTTCGACCGCCTGCGTGCCGAGCATGGCTACACCGGCGGGATCACGGTGGTCGGCGAGGTCGTGCGGGAGTGGCGAACGACCACGGCGGAGGTGTTCTTACCCTTGTCGCATCAACCGGGCGAAGCCCAGTTCGACTTCGGCGAAGCGGAGGTGGTGCTGCAAGGCATGCCGACGAAAGTCGCGTACTGCGTCATGTCGTTGCCGTACAGCGACGCGTTCTTCGTGCAGGTCTTTCCTCGCGAATGCACCGAGACGTTTCAAGCGGGCCATCAGCGGGCCTTTGAGTTCTTCGGCGGCGTGCCCCGCCGGATCAGCTACGACAACAGCCGGATTGCTGTGGCCCGGTTCGTGGGGAAACGGGGTGACACGCCGACGCGTGAGTTCCTACGGCTGCAGAGTCATTATCTGTTTGAGCATCACTTCTGCCTGGTGCGACGGCCGATGGAGAAGGGGCATACGGAGAACCTCATCGGTTTCGCGCGGCGGAACTTCCTGGTGCCGGTACCACGGACCGGCAGCCTGGAAGTGCTGAATGCCGAACTCGAGCGGCAGTGCTGTGAAGATCTGGAACGCCAGTTACGCGGACAACCGGCGAACAAAGCCACGTTGTTGGCAGAGGAGCAGGCTGCGTTGTTGCCGCTGCCGAAGTCGGGCTTTGAAGCGCGGCGAGTCGAACCGGCCCAGGCCAACTCTCTTTCCTTGGTTCGCTTCGACGGCAACGATTACTCGGTGCCGACGCAGTATGCTCATCAGAAAGTGACCGCAATTGGCGGCCTGGAGGAAGTTCGGCTGGTCGTTAACGACAAGTTGGTTGCCCAGCATCCACGCGACTGGTCGAAGGAGCAGGTCCATTACAACCCGCTGCATTACCTGGCACTCTTGGAGCGGAAGCCAGGGGGCTTGGACTTCGCGAAACCCCTGGAAAACTGGGGCTTGCCGGACTGTTTCGATCTCCTCCGGCGGCGTCTGGAAGCAGATGGCGGCGCACACGGCCGCCGGGAGTTCATCAAAACCTTGCGGCTGCTGGAGACTATCTCGCTGGCTGCATTAACTGCGGCGATTGAGCGGGCACTGGAGATCGACGTTCTGGCCGTCGATGCGATTCGGCTGCTCGTGCAGCAGGGACTGGAAGAGCCGACGCGGTGGTTTCGGCTGGACAATCATCCGCATCTGCAGTCGCACTCGATCCCTCCTCCCAATCTCCTGTCTTACCGTGAACTGACCTGCGCGCTGACGACGGGAGGTGTGTTATGA
- the istB gene encoding IS21-like element helper ATPase IstB — MKSLETKSTVLLKHHLKALRLPSFLEGCEKTAQRCATENVDHLGFLLQLCELELLNREKRASERRLKSARFPNLKSPGDFDFAAQPSLNRVLVAELLRCEFVERRESVIFLGHPGTGKTHLAIALGIAACQRGKRVRFCRVTELITQLMEAREERTLLRMKSSLAKFDLLILDELGYVPASKLGAELLFEVISSAYERQSLIVTTNLPFEQWTEVLGSERLTGAVLDRLTHRCHILESTGESYRLQDARRRRKGSRPKPATSSLSPADETAES, encoded by the coding sequence ATGAAATCTCTCGAAACCAAAAGCACGGTGCTGCTCAAGCATCACTTGAAGGCCCTACGGTTGCCGTCGTTCCTGGAGGGCTGCGAGAAAACGGCCCAGCGGTGTGCGACGGAGAACGTCGATCATCTGGGCTTTCTGCTGCAACTGTGTGAGCTGGAGTTACTCAACCGTGAGAAGCGTGCCAGCGAGCGGCGGCTCAAGTCAGCGCGCTTTCCCAACCTGAAATCGCCTGGTGATTTCGACTTCGCCGCCCAGCCCTCGCTCAATCGCGTGCTGGTGGCAGAACTACTGCGGTGCGAGTTCGTGGAACGCCGCGAGTCGGTGATCTTTCTCGGGCATCCGGGCACGGGGAAGACGCACCTGGCCATCGCGCTTGGCATTGCCGCCTGTCAGCGGGGCAAACGGGTCCGCTTCTGCCGCGTGACGGAACTGATCACGCAACTTATGGAAGCCCGAGAAGAACGGACGCTGCTGCGGATGAAGTCGTCACTAGCCAAGTTCGATCTGCTGATCCTCGATGAGCTGGGTTACGTCCCCGCCAGTAAGCTGGGCGCGGAGTTGCTCTTCGAGGTCATCAGTAGCGCTTACGAACGCCAATCGTTGATCGTGACCACCAATCTGCCGTTCGAGCAATGGACCGAAGTCCTGGGCAGCGAGCGCCTGACCGGCGCCGTGCTCGATCGGCTGACACACCGCTGCCACATCCTCGAATCGACCGGCGAAAGTTATCGCTTGCAAGACGCGCGGCGCCGCCGCAAAGGATCGCGCCCGAAACCGGCGACCTCATCCTTGTCACCCGCCGATGAAACGGCAGAATCCTAG
- a CDS encoding calcium-binding protein: MGNDTFTASNSVNTTRPAIPMEVDGGDGNDRLYGGLLNDVIRGGAGNDVLDGFDGADIILAGSGRDTVYGGEGNDFICGDAGNDFLIGENGNDILFGGGDSADDLRGGNGTNLVVRAACLTSPILGDWNGDGRDEPASHIASHGIFLLFDPVRPFFQFGQAGAKPLVGDWNGDGKDDIGVYQQAATPTQQNTYILDEGVPGSSGESAYSFGLPGDLPLIGDWNGDRRDDVGVYRANAPGGPRYFLDEGPRGYTGMYPGEIGYQFGLAGDQPIIGDWDGNGTDDFGIFRTASGRYFLDEGARGYSGQTAGELGYQFGLAGDTPLVGDWNGDGKDDFGVFRNNASGYTTFFFDVGARGWTGQSQDELGYSFGLVGDNPLIGDWNGDGKDDFGVLRSTTGVVYRRNRA; encoded by the coding sequence GTGGGAAACGACACTTTCACCGCTTCGAACAGTGTCAACACAACTCGCCCGGCGATTCCGATGGAAGTCGATGGTGGCGATGGTAATGACAGGCTGTACGGCGGCCTGCTCAACGACGTCATTCGAGGCGGCGCGGGGAACGACGTACTCGATGGTTTCGACGGAGCTGACATTATTCTGGCGGGTAGCGGGCGAGATACGGTTTACGGTGGCGAAGGAAATGACTTTATTTGCGGAGACGCCGGAAACGATTTTCTAATCGGCGAGAATGGAAACGATATTTTGTTCGGCGGTGGCGACTCTGCCGACGATCTACGGGGAGGCAACGGCACTAACTTAGTCGTTCGCGCCGCTTGTCTTACATCACCCATACTTGGTGACTGGAATGGCGACGGCCGTGACGAACCGGCCAGTCATATCGCAAGCCATGGGATTTTCCTACTCTTTGATCCGGTACGTCCATTCTTCCAGTTCGGTCAGGCGGGCGCCAAACCGCTGGTCGGAGACTGGAACGGAGACGGCAAGGACGACATCGGGGTCTACCAACAAGCTGCCACCCCTACGCAACAGAACACATACATCCTGGACGAAGGCGTGCCTGGTTCGAGTGGTGAATCGGCCTATTCGTTTGGCTTGCCCGGAGACCTTCCGCTGATTGGTGACTGGAACGGCGATCGGAGAGACGATGTTGGGGTCTATCGGGCCAATGCACCCGGCGGCCCACGTTATTTCCTGGACGAGGGGCCGCGGGGCTACACGGGGATGTACCCAGGAGAGATTGGATACCAATTCGGATTAGCAGGCGACCAGCCGATCATTGGTGATTGGGATGGCAATGGGACCGATGATTTCGGCATCTTCCGCACCGCCAGTGGTCGGTACTTTCTGGATGAAGGCGCTCGCGGATATTCTGGGCAGACTGCCGGCGAATTGGGCTATCAGTTCGGTCTGGCCGGGGATACTCCACTCGTCGGCGATTGGAACGGTGATGGCAAAGATGACTTTGGCGTATTCCGAAACAACGCGAGTGGCTACACCACATTCTTCTTTGATGTGGGGGCACGTGGGTGGACCGGCCAATCTCAAGATGAACTGGGCTATTCCTTTGGCCTGGTCGGAGACAACCCCTTAATCGGCGACTGGAATGGAGACGGCAAGGACGACTTCGGCGTCTTGAGGTCAACAACGGGAGTCGTCTACCGCCGGAATCGCGCCTAA
- a CDS encoding DUF1559 family PulG-like putative transporter: protein MESTIFASRKLPGFTLVELLVVIAIIGVLIALLLPAVQAARESARRMSCTNNMKQIGLSLHMHHDAKQVLPPGTTGGGGTGTDIGKPLGPSEATWVAYLFPYMEQTNLDALINWSQLNANFYSSGGLKNHSAKSSLVPLPLRHAA from the coding sequence ATGGAATCAACCATTTTTGCTTCGCGAAAGTTGCCCGGCTTCACCTTGGTTGAATTGCTGGTTGTGATCGCGATTATCGGCGTCTTGATCGCGCTCTTGCTGCCAGCTGTACAGGCCGCTCGCGAGTCCGCACGGCGGATGTCTTGCACGAATAATATGAAGCAGATTGGCCTGTCGCTTCACATGCACCACGACGCGAAGCAAGTGTTGCCTCCAGGTACGACGGGAGGCGGAGGAACGGGGACCGACATTGGAAAGCCGCTGGGGCCGAGTGAAGCGACTTGGGTGGCGTATCTGTTTCCTTACATGGAGCAGACTAATCTCGACGCCCTCATCAACTGGAGTCAACTCAACGCGAATTTCTACAGTAGCGGAGGGCTGAAAAATCACTCCGCTAAAAGTTCCCTTGTTCCTCTGCCCCTCCGACACGCGGCCTGA
- a CDS encoding DUF1559 family PulG-like putative transporter, with product MFLCPSDTRPEPNTTYPPSVFGRGNYVANNGIGPAIEYRLGPGHTTPPMMDRPGGVFFINSWLGLKQLTDGTTHTVMISEIRCPKNPLDGRGIMHYPEGPLFHHNRTPNSLVPDEIRTAWCQTTAQAPCIGAYAAYNSIRDLRTARSSHSGGVNILLADCSVRFVSEVINLSTWTALSSPDGGETIGNY from the coding sequence TTGTTCCTCTGCCCCTCCGACACGCGGCCTGAGCCAAACACAACGTACCCTCCGTCTGTGTTCGGGCGGGGGAACTATGTCGCCAATAACGGGATTGGTCCCGCGATTGAGTATCGACTGGGGCCAGGGCATACAACGCCGCCGATGATGGACCGCCCCGGAGGCGTCTTCTTTATCAACAGTTGGTTGGGCTTGAAGCAGTTGACGGATGGTACGACTCACACCGTCATGATCTCTGAGATCCGCTGTCCGAAGAATCCGCTCGATGGTCGCGGCATCATGCACTATCCCGAGGGGCCGCTCTTTCACCATAATCGCACGCCCAACAGTCTCGTACCCGACGAAATCCGCACCGCTTGGTGTCAGACTACGGCCCAAGCACCGTGCATCGGCGCATACGCGGCATACAACTCGATTCGAGATCTGCGAACGGCCCGTAGCAGTCATTCTGGCGGCGTGAACATTTTGCTGGCCGACTGCAGCGTGCGGTTCGTAAGTGAAGTGATCAATTTGAGCACTTGGACCGCGCTGTCCTCACCAGATGGCGGGGAAACAATTGGCAACTACTAG
- a CDS encoding YihY/virulence factor BrkB family protein: MKHIVVMGLLLREAARGWIEHRAQRLGASLAFYTTLALAPLSMITIAVAGYFYGEEAARGGIVAQIEHLVGKDGAVAIEAMIQKASEPQQSRFATVISIVLLLFGATGVFAELKDSLDTIWEVKRKPGLGIWLIVKTQLLAFAVVVGTGFLLLVSLLLTAMLTAFAHWVAQWLPVPVWTAYFLDLLVSFLVITFLFALIFKLLPDVTVSWKDVWIGAVFTAVLFMIGKFLIGLYIGSASVGSVYGAAGSLVVVLVWTYYSSQILFFGAELIRAYAKYFDPAPIVPTELAEPMLPVELAKQGMTAGDYDHPK, translated from the coding sequence ATGAAGCACATCGTGGTGATGGGATTATTACTTCGGGAGGCTGCTCGCGGCTGGATCGAGCATCGGGCTCAAAGGCTGGGGGCCTCATTGGCGTTCTACACGACACTCGCGCTCGCGCCGCTGTCGATGATCACCATCGCGGTGGCTGGCTATTTCTATGGTGAAGAGGCCGCCCGCGGTGGAATCGTGGCCCAGATTGAACATCTCGTCGGAAAGGATGGTGCGGTCGCGATCGAGGCAATGATCCAGAAAGCTAGCGAACCCCAGCAAAGCCGCTTTGCCACCGTGATCAGTATTGTCCTACTGTTGTTCGGCGCCACAGGTGTCTTTGCTGAACTCAAAGATTCGCTGGACACCATTTGGGAAGTGAAGCGCAAGCCAGGTCTAGGGATCTGGCTAATCGTGAAGACCCAGTTGTTGGCATTTGCGGTCGTCGTGGGGACAGGCTTCCTGCTGCTGGTGTCACTATTACTGACGGCCATGTTGACGGCCTTCGCACACTGGGTTGCCCAGTGGCTCCCTGTGCCCGTCTGGACGGCTTATTTCTTGGACCTGCTGGTATCGTTCCTGGTTATCACGTTCCTGTTCGCGTTAATCTTCAAGCTGCTACCCGACGTGACCGTGAGTTGGAAGGACGTGTGGATCGGAGCCGTCTTCACCGCAGTCTTGTTCATGATCGGCAAGTTTCTGATTGGTTTATACATCGGGAGTGCGAGCGTTGGGTCGGTCTACGGTGCGGCGGGTTCGCTGGTAGTAGTGCTTGTTTGGACCTATTACTCTTCGCAAATCCTCTTCTTCGGTGCTGAACTGATCCGGGCCTATGCCAAATATTTCGATCCGGCCCCAATCGTTCCTACGGAACTAGCCGAGCCGATGCTGCCGGTCGAACTTGCCAAGCAAGGAATGACTGCCGGGGACTACGATCACCCGAAGTAG
- a CDS encoding SdiA-regulated domain-containing protein produces MLPIDSLKFQFDGMFEIPGVRRDASALAVHADTGHLWTITDDKVRLVEFTNRGEFVREVKLNGIDDAEGLSYVDGNRFLIAEEKRMRITLVNVPPDVTKLKVDGPSIDIEVKSKKNKGLEGVSYDPKTDTLFTVREGKPPTVFRVYSMQDSEHRRTEEWSIDLDGFDDLSDTFFDPATGWLWLLSHESQIAAAFDPQGARVTEVILKKGHHGLLEDVEQAEGIARDKQGMLYICSEPNHIYRFRPSCQRRSLV; encoded by the coding sequence ATGCTTCCCATCGACAGCTTGAAATTTCAGTTTGACGGCATGTTCGAGATTCCTGGCGTCCGCCGCGACGCTTCGGCGCTTGCCGTGCATGCTGATACCGGGCACCTGTGGACGATCACCGACGACAAAGTACGTCTGGTCGAGTTCACCAATCGCGGGGAATTCGTCAGGGAGGTGAAACTGAATGGTATCGACGATGCGGAGGGCTTGTCTTATGTCGACGGCAATCGATTCCTCATCGCAGAGGAAAAGCGAATGCGCATTACTCTGGTTAATGTGCCTCCGGATGTGACCAAGCTCAAAGTCGATGGGCCCAGCATCGACATCGAAGTGAAGTCGAAGAAGAACAAGGGGCTGGAGGGCGTAAGTTACGACCCGAAGACGGATACGCTATTCACGGTGCGCGAAGGCAAACCACCCACGGTATTCCGCGTTTACTCAATGCAAGACAGCGAACACCGTAGGACTGAGGAATGGTCAATTGACCTGGATGGATTTGACGACCTGTCCGATACCTTCTTCGATCCTGCCACTGGTTGGCTATGGCTACTCAGTCATGAATCGCAGATTGCCGCCGCGTTTGATCCGCAAGGTGCGCGTGTCACCGAGGTTATATTGAAGAAAGGGCACCACGGTCTGCTCGAAGATGTCGAACAAGCGGAGGGCATTGCTCGCGACAAGCAAGGCATGCTGTACATCTGCTCGGAGCCGAACCACATCTATCGGTTTCGCCCGAGCTGCCAACGGAGATCACTCGTTTGA
- a CDS encoding alkyl/aryl-sulfatase has translation MGAAFAVAGHMVLEQSPVRAQDSTPLTGHFHPKGKAPSVFTRAVLQEAKATLPFADKRDFEEQKKGLIAPMKDLKITADAGHVAWDMERFQFLDKQADFDSIHPSLLRQSQLNNNYGLYEVIPGIYQVRGFDLSDISFIRGKTGWIVFDPLVSAEPVRAAWELFQKHVGQGLPVSAVIYSHSHADHWGGVRGIVKEADVRSGKIPVIAPRNFMEHTIAENVYAGNAMNRRLFYQYGLLLPASPHGYVGQGLGQAVSAGAMGLIAPNRLVEKEIEEIEVDGVKMIFQDTPNTEAPTEMNTYIPEMKALWMAENVIASLHNIYTLRGAPVRNPLNWSKYIAQALHRFGLEAEVMFASHHWPRWGNARIQEVLRGQRDLYAHMNNQVLHFANQGVTINEIHNVYELPKGLQSKWYCRGYHGSAQHNSRGVIQRFLGFWDCNPATLVPLSPADSAPLYVEMMGGSERILARGQELHNEGKYLLAQEIVNKLVQAEPTNAPAKNLLADIFEQLGYQQENPGLRNSYLAAAYELRSGIPQGKTADSSSPDVIRAMSTELFLNFLGIRMDSRKAEGMRFTINLVTPDNGEKFLIEMENATLTNIQGFQAENPDLTVNINRVDLEQTMMGAKTLEAQIADGTAKVTGDVGVLKKLASTMIEFDPRFQIMPGTKARGTDGTGADPYEAIPRQSIAE, from the coding sequence ATGGGCGCAGCGTTCGCAGTAGCTGGTCATATGGTCCTTGAGCAGAGCCCGGTACGTGCTCAAGACTCCACTCCGTTGACCGGGCATTTCCATCCCAAAGGCAAAGCGCCTTCGGTATTCACGCGGGCGGTACTTCAAGAAGCAAAGGCTACGCTACCGTTTGCCGACAAACGGGATTTCGAGGAGCAGAAAAAGGGCCTCATCGCTCCGATGAAGGATCTAAAGATCACGGCGGATGCGGGTCACGTTGCCTGGGACATGGAACGCTTCCAGTTCCTCGACAAGCAGGCAGACTTCGATAGCATTCATCCGTCGCTGCTCCGCCAATCCCAATTGAACAACAACTATGGGCTCTACGAAGTAATTCCTGGGATTTATCAAGTCCGCGGATTCGACCTCTCCGACATTTCCTTTATCCGGGGCAAAACTGGCTGGATCGTATTTGACCCCCTGGTGTCGGCGGAACCGGTTCGCGCGGCGTGGGAACTGTTCCAGAAGCATGTGGGCCAGGGTCTACCAGTCTCTGCGGTGATCTATTCCCACTCGCATGCCGACCACTGGGGCGGCGTGCGCGGCATCGTTAAGGAAGCGGATGTGCGATCCGGGAAGATTCCCGTCATTGCCCCCCGCAACTTCATGGAGCACACGATCGCCGAGAACGTCTATGCCGGCAATGCCATGAACCGGCGGCTGTTCTACCAGTATGGACTCTTGCTACCTGCCAGCCCACACGGTTACGTGGGGCAGGGACTCGGTCAGGCAGTGTCGGCCGGTGCCATGGGTTTGATTGCGCCAAACCGGCTGGTCGAAAAGGAGATCGAGGAAATCGAGGTTGATGGCGTGAAGATGATTTTCCAAGACACGCCCAACACCGAAGCGCCGACGGAAATGAACACCTACATCCCCGAGATGAAAGCGTTGTGGATGGCTGAAAACGTCATCGCATCGTTGCACAACATCTACACGCTGCGAGGCGCTCCGGTGCGCAACCCCTTGAACTGGTCGAAGTACATTGCTCAGGCGCTCCATCGTTTCGGCCTGGAGGCAGAGGTAATGTTTGCCTCCCACCACTGGCCGCGGTGGGGCAATGCGCGAATTCAGGAAGTGCTACGCGGTCAGCGCGACCTTTACGCGCACATGAACAACCAGGTATTACACTTCGCTAACCAAGGCGTGACCATCAACGAGATTCACAACGTGTATGAGCTGCCGAAGGGTTTGCAAAGTAAGTGGTACTGCCGCGGTTATCACGGCTCAGCCCAGCATAACAGCCGCGGTGTTATCCAACGCTTCCTCGGATTCTGGGACTGTAATCCGGCGACCCTCGTTCCGTTGTCGCCTGCCGACTCCGCCCCTCTTTATGTTGAAATGATGGGTGGCTCCGAAAGAATCCTCGCTCGCGGGCAGGAACTCCACAACGAAGGCAAGTACCTCCTCGCCCAGGAAATTGTCAACAAGCTAGTACAGGCCGAACCGACAAACGCTCCCGCCAAGAATCTGCTGGCCGACATTTTCGAGCAGCTTGGCTATCAGCAGGAAAACCCCGGCTTGCGGAACAGTTACCTTGCCGCGGCGTATGAGCTCCGATCCGGAATCCCGCAGGGAAAAACCGCCGATTCCAGCAGCCCCGACGTGATCCGCGCGATGTCCACGGAGTTGTTTCTCAACTTCCTCGGCATTCGCATGGACAGCCGCAAAGCAGAAGGCATGCGGTTTACGATCAACCTAGTCACGCCCGACAACGGCGAGAAGTTCCTAATCGAAATGGAAAATGCGACGCTCACGAACATTCAAGGCTTTCAAGCCGAAAATCCTGACCTAACCGTCAACATCAATCGCGTCGATTTAGAGCAGACGATGATGGGTGCCAAGACCCTCGAAGCTCAGATTGCGGATGGGACCGCGAAGGTGACGGGTGACGTCGGCGTCTTGAAAAAGCTCGCTTCGACGATGATCGAATTCGACCCGCGCTTCCAGATCATGCCCGGCACGAAGGCAAGGGGGACTGACGGGACAGGGGCCGATCCCTACGAGGCCATTCCGCGCCAGTCAATTGCGGAATAG
- a CDS encoding sulfatase family protein, which translates to MFKLKSLLTLIALLCLPTFTVRSWAADRLNVIVILADDLGYGDLGCYGHPKFKTPHLDKMAAEGARLTQFNTAMAFCAPTRASLLTGRYPFRCGMNNNPAPDGGPNADAVALPASEVLLPQLFKKAGYATGMVGKWHLGHKQPEHLPTSRGFDEYLGILYSNDMRPVELVEGLKAIEYPVVQATLTRRYTDRAIKFVERHRTEPFFLYLAHVMPHKPLATTEAYYKKSGVGLYGDVLMDLDAGIGELLAKLQELKLDENTLVLFTSDNGPWFGGSTGGLRGMKGSSYEGGYRVPCIARWPGKIPAGHVNDAPAVMMDLFATVLAAAGLAAPGDRVIDGRDILPLFTSKAKSPHAAIFGQQGAQLAVVRNERYKLHVLPPKDFFASLNKPGQRWIDARGPDGVTILAPHEQYQPDAYPGTLSGDPAKAMQLFDVQSDPGEQKDIAAGNPEVVQQLKSLFDEMNRAVAERQAK; encoded by the coding sequence ATGTTCAAACTCAAGTCTCTCCTCACTCTGATCGCCCTACTTTGCCTCCCGACGTTTACCGTTAGGTCGTGGGCTGCTGACCGGCTCAACGTAATCGTGATTTTGGCCGATGATCTCGGGTACGGCGACTTGGGCTGCTACGGTCACCCCAAGTTTAAGACACCGCACCTGGACAAGATGGCGGCCGAAGGAGCCAGACTTACTCAGTTCAATACTGCAATGGCGTTCTGCGCTCCAACGAGGGCATCGCTCCTCACGGGCAGGTATCCCTTCCGCTGTGGCATGAACAACAATCCTGCACCTGACGGGGGGCCGAACGCGGATGCTGTGGCGCTGCCGGCCAGCGAAGTATTGCTCCCCCAGTTGTTCAAGAAGGCTGGATACGCCACGGGAATGGTGGGCAAATGGCACTTGGGGCACAAGCAACCGGAGCACCTGCCCACATCCCGCGGATTCGACGAGTATCTGGGCATCCTCTACAGCAACGACATGCGGCCAGTGGAACTCGTCGAGGGTTTGAAAGCCATCGAATACCCCGTTGTACAGGCCACGCTCACAAGGCGGTATACCGACCGAGCCATCAAGTTCGTCGAGAGGCATCGGACAGAACCATTCTTTTTGTACTTGGCCCATGTCATGCCGCATAAGCCGCTGGCCACGACCGAGGCTTACTACAAGAAGAGTGGCGTTGGCCTCTACGGCGATGTGCTAATGGATCTGGACGCGGGAATCGGCGAGTTACTTGCCAAGTTGCAGGAGCTGAAGCTGGATGAGAACACACTGGTCCTGTTCACGAGCGACAACGGTCCATGGTTCGGAGGGAGTACCGGCGGGTTGCGGGGGATGAAGGGCAGCAGCTACGAGGGTGGTTATAGAGTCCCTTGCATTGCCCGCTGGCCGGGGAAGATCCCAGCGGGTCACGTGAACGATGCGCCAGCTGTGATGATGGACCTGTTTGCTACGGTGCTTGCGGCTGCGGGGCTTGCCGCGCCCGGCGACCGTGTAATTGACGGGCGCGATATCTTGCCACTCTTTACCAGCAAAGCGAAGAGTCCGCACGCGGCTATATTTGGGCAGCAAGGAGCACAATTGGCCGTCGTTCGCAATGAGCGTTACAAACTACACGTGCTACCGCCGAAGGACTTCTTTGCCAGTTTGAATAAGCCGGGTCAGCGGTGGATTGATGCCCGTGGGCCTGACGGTGTGACGATTCTGGCCCCGCATGAACAGTACCAGCCCGATGCGTATCCTGGAACCTTGTCGGGCGATCCGGCGAAAGCAATGCAGCTCTTTGACGTGCAATCTGACCCAGGCGAACAGAAAGATATTGCTGCCGGCAATCCAGAAGTTGTCCAGCAGCTCAAGTCACTGTTCGATGAGATGAATCGCGCTGTGGCTGAGCGGCAAGCAAAGTAA